A part of Citrifermentans bremense genomic DNA contains:
- a CDS encoding sulfurtransferase, translating to MKHVVKSMLLMMLCVLLLAGCGSSVTDKTANKAKLAAAATEFPNADLLVSADSVQQSLQAADLLIIDARSASAYAAGHVPGAINLQHSAFWTKGAGLKDTDTLAAQLGAAGITREQKIVIYDNTTASWGAAGRLFWMLEYLGSTNVHILDGGWDKWAADGRPTQSATVTRAAATFIPSVQSSLKSTSSKIASRLFDNDFAVIDTRTDEEFSGWQLYGETRGGHIPRAVNLPYAWYYNTDKSTIRYQQLKSMLESRGITPDKEVTAYCTAGIRSGYAYFLLRLMGYGKCSNYDASAWDWADNTSYPMEKATNYADAVYPAWVKALIDYHKPGSTSAAPPQYSYDRNHKYVIFETQWGSFEDMANGWADNSYLLGHIPGAIHSNSDVYENGYPRWFLLPDAELKTALGSMGITPDTTVVVYSDSNIFAARLWWILKYAGVTDVRFLNGGIQAWQAAGYPTETTINTPVATTYTGATKPALLATTSYVESVYNTTAKMVDVRAGSEYAGMISGYGYVVNKGRIPGAVWAYNADDSAGIYVDGDATLRSYEEVKSLWSGLGIDFGQETIFYCGSGYRSALAYLYAHLMGYTNIRNYSDGWEGWSTNYVKDDAYLASPSVPGSTDGWRQDPSGRPVATGGL from the coding sequence ATGAAACATGTAGTGAAGAGCATGCTGCTCATGATGCTCTGTGTGCTGCTCCTTGCCGGGTGCGGCAGCAGCGTCACGGACAAAACCGCCAACAAGGCGAAACTCGCCGCCGCGGCAACGGAGTTTCCCAACGCTGATCTTCTGGTCTCCGCCGATTCGGTGCAGCAAAGCCTGCAGGCCGCCGACCTCCTGATCATCGACGCGCGCTCGGCTTCGGCCTACGCGGCAGGACACGTCCCAGGTGCCATCAACCTGCAGCACAGCGCGTTCTGGACCAAGGGGGCCGGCCTCAAGGATACCGACACCCTGGCCGCCCAGCTGGGTGCTGCCGGCATCACCAGAGAGCAAAAGATCGTCATCTACGACAACACTACGGCCTCGTGGGGGGCTGCCGGGCGTCTCTTCTGGATGCTCGAATACTTGGGGAGCACCAACGTCCACATCCTCGACGGCGGTTGGGACAAGTGGGCCGCCGACGGGCGTCCCACCCAGAGCGCCACGGTAACCCGCGCCGCCGCGACCTTTATCCCCAGCGTGCAGAGCTCGCTCAAGTCGACCTCCTCGAAGATCGCGAGCCGCCTCTTCGACAACGATTTCGCCGTGATCGATACCCGCACCGATGAGGAATTCTCCGGGTGGCAGCTTTACGGCGAGACCCGCGGCGGACATATCCCGCGCGCGGTGAACCTCCCGTATGCCTGGTACTACAACACCGACAAGTCCACCATCCGTTACCAGCAACTGAAGTCGATGCTGGAGTCCCGCGGCATCACCCCCGACAAGGAGGTGACCGCCTACTGCACCGCGGGTATCCGCAGTGGCTATGCCTACTTCCTGCTCCGCCTTATGGGTTACGGCAAGTGCTCCAACTACGACGCATCGGCCTGGGACTGGGCAGACAACACATCGTACCCGATGGAGAAGGCGACCAACTACGCCGATGCCGTCTACCCGGCATGGGTCAAGGCGCTGATCGACTACCATAAACCCGGGAGCACCTCGGCCGCGCCGCCGCAGTACTCTTACGACCGCAACCACAAGTACGTGATTTTCGAAACCCAATGGGGGAGCTTCGAGGACATGGCCAATGGGTGGGCCGACAACTCTTACCTCCTCGGACACATCCCCGGCGCCATCCACTCGAACTCCGACGTCTATGAAAACGGCTACCCGCGCTGGTTCCTGCTTCCCGACGCAGAGCTGAAAACCGCGCTTGGGAGCATGGGGATCACCCCCGACACCACCGTCGTCGTCTACAGCGACTCGAACATCTTCGCGGCGCGCCTTTGGTGGATCCTCAAGTACGCGGGGGTCACCGACGTACGCTTCTTGAACGGCGGCATCCAGGCGTGGCAGGCCGCAGGGTACCCGACCGAGACTACCATCAACACCCCGGTCGCCACCACCTACACCGGCGCAACCAAGCCTGCGCTCCTCGCCACCACCTCGTATGTGGAGTCGGTCTACAACACGACCGCGAAGATGGTCGACGTGCGCGCCGGCAGCGAGTATGCCGGCATGATCAGCGGCTACGGCTATGTGGTGAACAAGGGACGCATCCCGGGGGCTGTCTGGGCCTACAACGCGGACGACTCCGCCGGGATCTACGTGGACGGCGACGCCACCCTGAGAAGCTACGAGGAGGTCAAGTCGCTCTGGAGCGGCCTCGGCATCGACTTCGGCCAGGAAACCATCTTCTACTGTGGCAGCGGCTACCGCTCCGCACTCGCCTACCTCTACGCCCACCTGATGGGGTACACCAACATCCGCAACTACTCGGACGGCTGGGAAGGGTGGTCCACCAACTACGTGAAAGATGACGCCTACCTGGCGAGCCCGTCCGTCCCGGGAAGTACCGACGGCTGGCGGCAGGACCCCTCCGGCCGTCCCGTCGCGACCGGCGGACTGTAA